One genomic window of Scatophagus argus isolate fScaArg1 chromosome 16, fScaArg1.pri, whole genome shotgun sequence includes the following:
- the csf2rb gene encoding cytokine receptor common subunit beta isoform X2 has product MMPLFWVMLCSALPPLACLSGPDHCAIQESSSLQSESSLLKSLECYNDYNSTVHCRWSDHRNRTLQLWFKTNKKREQCLHYDAAVQDASQHRTVQCTYKTKAFSIGIQHTAFFVKKETETLCSSVSHKPLDLSLHLRARPPVNLSTRNAGDGGRWLDWSSPYPSSSSLNKDITYQLSYKTAKQDNWMTKDVTNTSMKLEKQFLLPGCRYEARVRARASVGQWSHWSPVVTWQTEEDAGQLPSLHCVLDGEKEVVCSWEVSKELAHFITLQLACRHNRTAQSQRCCANPTVTYGHNRKVLKYSCTLTVTDPAHLLVELQPTHNAKIFKASQHIRPDPPQKVKVREKGSNWIVEWAKSSTKSEVRLSYQLCYFRIQDQECLIQNISEGAMSMTILQSSLVPSQNYQVKVRSLVVPEEHSSYGGIPSEWSEPVNWTSHEATWSLTTLMYLFVSVLVAAVFFTLYCTIPACQRRVILWVDSVPSPGKSKILSEIKSATSWTLMQSESTSMCKVQHLDSVSTCSSDASLWVTRDSEQKSLDQDEGCWKYDNQPSLTEEMNRCDTSSLSFSGPYILCQTAEPKCRSTDIKCEEKEKQIPSEDSATPSPVNFTIYGEGYVCLPNRSVSRSTQDLVSQGDANTNMQRHDSTGQDPHHPDSTLLPDKMDVQPGLSKPTHQPPAYTSELVTPWPQGVAIQASGYCHLPTVKMRGEN; this is encoded by the exons ATGATGCCTCTGTTCTGGGTTATGCTTTGTTCAGCGTTGCCTCCTTTGGCTTGCCTCTCCGGTCCAGACCATTGTGCCATCCAGGAGAGCAGCAGCTTGCAGAGTG AATCTTCATTGCTGAAATCCTTGGAGTGTTATAATGACTACAATTCCACTGTCCACTGCCGGTGGAGCgatcacagaaacagaacactGCAGCTCTGGTTCAAGACCAACAAGAAGAG GGAGCAGTGTTTGCATTACGATGCTGCAGTACAAGATGCAAGTCAGCACAGGACTGTCCAGTGTACATACAAAACTAAGGCATTTTCCATTGGCATCCAACACACCGCCTTCTTCGTCAAGAAGGAGACAGAAACCCTCTGCTCATCTGTCTCCCATAAGCCTCTGGATCTTTCTCTGCACT TGAGAGCGCGGCCACCAGTCAATCTGTCCACACGCAATGCAGGAGATGGAGGCCGGTGGCTCGACTGGTCCAGCCCctacccctcctcctcctccctgaaCAAGGACATCACATATCAGCTCAGCTACAAGACAGCCAAACAAGACAATTGGATG ACTAAGGATGTCACAAACACCAGCATGAAACTAGAGAAGCAATTCTTGCTCCCAGGTTGCAGGTATGAAGCCAGAGTGAGAGCAAGAGCCAGTGTGGGTCAGTGGAGCCACTGGAGTCCTGTGGTGACATGGCAGACTGAAGAAG ATGCTGGGCAGCTCCCCAGTTTGCACTGTGTgctggatggagagaaggaggtggTGTGTAGCTGGGAGGTGAGCAAAGAGCTGGCTCACTTCATTACCCTCCAGCTGGCCTGTCGACACAACCGGACAGCACA GTCTCAGAGATGCTGTGCAAACCCAACAGTCACTTATGGCCACAACAGGAAGGTGCTTAAGTACAGCTGCACGCTGACTGTCACAGACCCTGCGCATTTGTTGGTGGAGCTCCAGCCAACACATAATGCCAAGATTTTTAAGGCCAGCCAACATA TTCGTCCCGACCCCCCACAGAAGGTAAAGGTGAGGGAAAAAGGCAGCAACTGGATTGTGGAATGGGCCAAGTCAAGCACAAAATCAGAAGTCAGACTGTCTTATCAGCTTTGCTATTTCAGGATACAGGATCAG GAGTGTCTTATTCAGAACATTTCAGAGGGAGCCATGTCCATGACCATCCTGCAAAGTTCTCTGGTTCCATCTCAGAACTACCAGGTCAAGGTCAGGTCTCTGGTTGTCCCTGAAGAACATTCTTCTTATGGTGGAATCCCATCTGAATGGAGTGAACCTGTGAACTGGACCTCGCATGAAG CCACCTGGTCCTTAACCACCCTAATGTACTTATTCGTCAGTGTGCTTGTGGCTGCAGTCTTCTTCACACTCTACTGCACCATTCCAGCTTGTCAGAG GAGGGTAATTCTGTGGGTGGACTCAGTTCCTTCTCCAGGCAAAAGCAAAATCCTGTCTGAGATCAAG TCTGCCACCAGCTGGACCCTCATGCAGAGTGAGAGCACGTCCATGTGCAAAGTGCAGCACCTGGACAGCGTATCAACATG CTCTTCGGATGCTTCCCTGTGGGTAACCAGGGACAGTGAACAAAAGAGTTTGGATCAGGACGAGGGCTGCTGGAAGTATGATAACCAGCCATCCCTTACTGAGGAGATGAACAGGTGTGACACATCTTCTCTGAGCTTCAGTGGACCGTACATCCTCTGTCAG ACTGCAGAGCCAAAATGCAGGTCAACAGATATCAAgtgtgaagaaaaagagaagcaaatCCCATCAGAGGACTCTGCAACTCCTTCCCCTGTGAATTTCACCATTTACGGGGAAGGTTATGTGTGTCTACCCAACCGGAGCGTCTCTAGGTCCACACAGGATCTTGTATCTCAAGGCGAtgccaacacaaacatgcaaaggCACGACAGCACCGGGCAGGACCCACACCATCCAGATAGCACGCTGTTGCCAGATAAGATGGACGTCCAGCCAGGCCTCAGCAAACCCACGCATCAGCCTCCAGCGTACACCTCAGAACTTGTCACTCCTTGGCCGCAAGGGGTCGCCATTCAGGCCTCAGGGTACTGCCACCTTCCCACAGTTaaaatgagaggagaaaatTAA
- the csf2rb gene encoding cytokine receptor common subunit beta isoform X1 has protein sequence MMPLFWVMLCSALPPLACLSGPDHCAIQESSSLQSESSLLKSLECYNDYNSTVHCRWSDHRNRTLQLWFKTNKKRVFCLTALCLRPGREQCLHYDAAVQDASQHRTVQCTYKTKAFSIGIQHTAFFVKKETETLCSSVSHKPLDLSLHLRARPPVNLSTRNAGDGGRWLDWSSPYPSSSSLNKDITYQLSYKTAKQDNWMTKDVTNTSMKLEKQFLLPGCRYEARVRARASVGQWSHWSPVVTWQTEEDAGQLPSLHCVLDGEKEVVCSWEVSKELAHFITLQLACRHNRTAQSQRCCANPTVTYGHNRKVLKYSCTLTVTDPAHLLVELQPTHNAKIFKASQHIRPDPPQKVKVREKGSNWIVEWAKSSTKSEVRLSYQLCYFRIQDQECLIQNISEGAMSMTILQSSLVPSQNYQVKVRSLVVPEEHSSYGGIPSEWSEPVNWTSHEATWSLTTLMYLFVSVLVAAVFFTLYCTIPACQRRVILWVDSVPSPGKSKILSEIKSATSWTLMQSESTSMCKVQHLDSVSTCSSDASLWVTRDSEQKSLDQDEGCWKYDNQPSLTEEMNRCDTSSLSFSGPYILCQTAEPKCRSTDIKCEEKEKQIPSEDSATPSPVNFTIYGEGYVCLPNRSVSRSTQDLVSQGDANTNMQRHDSTGQDPHHPDSTLLPDKMDVQPGLSKPTHQPPAYTSELVTPWPQGVAIQASGYCHLPTVKMRGEN, from the exons ATGATGCCTCTGTTCTGGGTTATGCTTTGTTCAGCGTTGCCTCCTTTGGCTTGCCTCTCCGGTCCAGACCATTGTGCCATCCAGGAGAGCAGCAGCTTGCAGAGTG AATCTTCATTGCTGAAATCCTTGGAGTGTTATAATGACTACAATTCCACTGTCCACTGCCGGTGGAGCgatcacagaaacagaacactGCAGCTCTGGTTCAAGACCAACAAGAAGAG AGTTTTCTGtctcacagctctgtgtttacGTCCCGGCAGGGAGCAGTGTTTGCATTACGATGCTGCAGTACAAGATGCAAGTCAGCACAGGACTGTCCAGTGTACATACAAAACTAAGGCATTTTCCATTGGCATCCAACACACCGCCTTCTTCGTCAAGAAGGAGACAGAAACCCTCTGCTCATCTGTCTCCCATAAGCCTCTGGATCTTTCTCTGCACT TGAGAGCGCGGCCACCAGTCAATCTGTCCACACGCAATGCAGGAGATGGAGGCCGGTGGCTCGACTGGTCCAGCCCctacccctcctcctcctccctgaaCAAGGACATCACATATCAGCTCAGCTACAAGACAGCCAAACAAGACAATTGGATG ACTAAGGATGTCACAAACACCAGCATGAAACTAGAGAAGCAATTCTTGCTCCCAGGTTGCAGGTATGAAGCCAGAGTGAGAGCAAGAGCCAGTGTGGGTCAGTGGAGCCACTGGAGTCCTGTGGTGACATGGCAGACTGAAGAAG ATGCTGGGCAGCTCCCCAGTTTGCACTGTGTgctggatggagagaaggaggtggTGTGTAGCTGGGAGGTGAGCAAAGAGCTGGCTCACTTCATTACCCTCCAGCTGGCCTGTCGACACAACCGGACAGCACA GTCTCAGAGATGCTGTGCAAACCCAACAGTCACTTATGGCCACAACAGGAAGGTGCTTAAGTACAGCTGCACGCTGACTGTCACAGACCCTGCGCATTTGTTGGTGGAGCTCCAGCCAACACATAATGCCAAGATTTTTAAGGCCAGCCAACATA TTCGTCCCGACCCCCCACAGAAGGTAAAGGTGAGGGAAAAAGGCAGCAACTGGATTGTGGAATGGGCCAAGTCAAGCACAAAATCAGAAGTCAGACTGTCTTATCAGCTTTGCTATTTCAGGATACAGGATCAG GAGTGTCTTATTCAGAACATTTCAGAGGGAGCCATGTCCATGACCATCCTGCAAAGTTCTCTGGTTCCATCTCAGAACTACCAGGTCAAGGTCAGGTCTCTGGTTGTCCCTGAAGAACATTCTTCTTATGGTGGAATCCCATCTGAATGGAGTGAACCTGTGAACTGGACCTCGCATGAAG CCACCTGGTCCTTAACCACCCTAATGTACTTATTCGTCAGTGTGCTTGTGGCTGCAGTCTTCTTCACACTCTACTGCACCATTCCAGCTTGTCAGAG GAGGGTAATTCTGTGGGTGGACTCAGTTCCTTCTCCAGGCAAAAGCAAAATCCTGTCTGAGATCAAG TCTGCCACCAGCTGGACCCTCATGCAGAGTGAGAGCACGTCCATGTGCAAAGTGCAGCACCTGGACAGCGTATCAACATG CTCTTCGGATGCTTCCCTGTGGGTAACCAGGGACAGTGAACAAAAGAGTTTGGATCAGGACGAGGGCTGCTGGAAGTATGATAACCAGCCATCCCTTACTGAGGAGATGAACAGGTGTGACACATCTTCTCTGAGCTTCAGTGGACCGTACATCCTCTGTCAG ACTGCAGAGCCAAAATGCAGGTCAACAGATATCAAgtgtgaagaaaaagagaagcaaatCCCATCAGAGGACTCTGCAACTCCTTCCCCTGTGAATTTCACCATTTACGGGGAAGGTTATGTGTGTCTACCCAACCGGAGCGTCTCTAGGTCCACACAGGATCTTGTATCTCAAGGCGAtgccaacacaaacatgcaaaggCACGACAGCACCGGGCAGGACCCACACCATCCAGATAGCACGCTGTTGCCAGATAAGATGGACGTCCAGCCAGGCCTCAGCAAACCCACGCATCAGCCTCCAGCGTACACCTCAGAACTTGTCACTCCTTGGCCGCAAGGGGTCGCCATTCAGGCCTCAGGGTACTGCCACCTTCCCACAGTTaaaatgagaggagaaaatTAA